The proteins below are encoded in one region of Neisseria macacae ATCC 33926:
- the tuf gene encoding elongation factor Tu → MAKEKFERSKPHVNVGTIGHVDHGKTTLTAALTTILAKKFGGAAKAYDQIDNAPEEKARGITINTSHVEYETETRHYAHVDCPGHADYVKNMITGAAQMDGAILVCSAADGPMPQTREHILLARQVGVPYIIVFMNKCDMVDDAELLELVEMEIRDLLSSYDFPGDDCPIVQGSALKALEGDAAYEEKIFELAAALDSYIPTPERAVDKPFLLPIEDVFSISGRGTVVTGRVERGVIHVGDEIEIVGLKETQKTTCTGVEMFRKLLDEGQAGDNVGVLLRGTKREEVERGQVLAKPGTITPHTKFKAEVYVLSKEEGGRHTPFFANYRPQFYFRTTDVTGAVTLEEGVEMVMPGENVAITVELIAPIAMEEGLRFAIREGGRTVGAGVVSSIIA, encoded by the coding sequence ATGGCTAAGGAAAAATTTGAACGTAGCAAACCGCACGTAAACGTTGGCACCATCGGTCACGTTGACCATGGTAAAACCACCCTGACTGCTGCTTTGACTACTATTTTGGCTAAAAAATTCGGCGGTGCTGCAAAAGCTTACGACCAAATCGATAACGCTCCTGAAGAAAAAGCCCGCGGTATTACCATCAATACCTCACACGTAGAATACGAAACCGAAACCCGCCACTACGCACACGTAGACTGCCCGGGCCACGCCGACTACGTTAAAAACATGATTACCGGTGCCGCACAAATGGACGGCGCAATCTTGGTATGTTCCGCTGCCGACGGTCCTATGCCGCAAACCCGCGAACACATTCTGTTGGCCCGCCAAGTAGGCGTACCTTACATCATCGTGTTCATGAACAAATGCGACATGGTTGACGATGCCGAGCTGTTGGAACTGGTTGAAATGGAAATCCGTGACTTGCTGTCAAGCTACGACTTCCCAGGCGACGACTGCCCGATCGTACAAGGTTCTGCACTGAAAGCCTTGGAAGGCGACGCCGCTTACGAAGAAAAAATCTTCGAACTGGCTGCCGCATTGGACAGCTACATCCCGACTCCCGAGCGTGCAGTGGACAAACCGTTCCTGTTGCCTATCGAAGACGTATTCTCCATCTCCGGTCGCGGTACCGTAGTAACCGGCCGTGTAGAGCGCGGTGTTATCCACGTTGGTGACGAGATCGAAATCGTAGGTCTGAAAGAAACCCAAAAAACCACTTGTACCGGTGTTGAGATGTTCCGCAAACTGCTGGACGAAGGTCAAGCAGGTGACAACGTAGGCGTATTGCTGCGCGGTACCAAACGCGAAGAAGTGGAACGCGGTCAAGTATTGGCTAAACCGGGTACCATCACTCCGCACACCAAATTCAAAGCGGAAGTGTACGTATTGAGCAAAGAAGAGGGTGGCCGTCATACTCCGTTCTTCGCCAACTATCGTCCTCAATTCTACTTCCGTACTACCGACGTAACCGGCGCGGTTACTTTGGAAGAAGGTGTAGAAATGGTTATGCCTGGTGAGAACGTAGCTATTACTGTAGAACTGATTGCACCTATCGCTATGGAAGAAGGTCTGCGCTTTGCGATTCGCGAAGGTGGCCGTACCGTAGGTGCGGGTGTGGTTTCTTCTATCATCGCTTAA
- a CDS encoding type VI immunity family protein codes for MSDIEKQLAAIRYTADRTKRYNEHGFTLLQLGIRGVVYFNTREDVADALTGLMDFYYEWAKDKLTIAWHEKGHRDIKEVKLTEKSYLKERDKIYRWLDSREKNPPNIEWGMQSEHANTSASYYFNITSIAAGLANEPYMPLGTLLFNLPLEILSSPQDLAKLDEFVGKISEKLDVFHGYIGLAAIPPHNYYDGAPYEYGVCRENLGLIPVTTDYLSTFYRYNIRSISWYTLVGRELYRQLPAGRIESVLANHPDITLRDFAGIKVFKIGSLPETGDIREDLPLGYIALNRALEPIREKYPRENMGGITREQMYYWSRRWDGWEVEEKDGKKIYTQAPQEIIGVEEEPVPISGMWKITSFDGETRHFNKGEIFPEGEGVRTQDVLLGPQMGLTIWELVKGDHNEPLRRKAMW; via the coding sequence ATGAGCGACATCGAAAAGCAACTCGCCGCCATCCGCTACACCGCCGACCGCACCAAACGTTACAACGAACATGGCTTTACCCTGTTGCAACTGGGCATACGCGGCGTGGTCTATTTCAATACCCGCGAGGATGTCGCCGATGCCTTAACCGGTTTGATGGATTTCTATTACGAATGGGCGAAAGACAAGCTGACAATAGCTTGGCACGAAAAAGGTCATAGGGATATTAAGGAAGTCAAACTGACCGAAAAATCATATCTGAAAGAACGCGATAAAATCTACCGTTGGCTGGATAGTCGGGAGAAAAATCCGCCCAACATCGAGTGGGGAATGCAAAGCGAGCATGCAAATACCAGTGCATCCTATTATTTCAATATCACCTCTATTGCTGCAGGTTTGGCAAATGAGCCGTATATGCCGTTAGGCACCCTGCTTTTTAATCTGCCACTGGAAATTTTGTCTTCTCCCCAAGATTTGGCAAAACTGGATGAGTTTGTCGGTAAGATTTCAGAGAAGCTGGATGTTTTCCACGGTTATATCGGACTGGCAGCAATTCCACCGCATAATTATTACGACGGTGCGCCGTATGAATACGGGGTTTGCCGCGAAAATTTGGGGCTGATTCCGGTCACGACCGATTATCTGTCAACGTTTTATAGATACAACATACGCAGTATCAGTTGGTACACACTGGTCGGTAGGGAACTTTACCGACAGCTTCCGGCAGGCAGGATAGAGTCTGTTTTGGCAAATCATCCCGATATTACTCTGCGCGACTTTGCCGGTATCAAGGTTTTTAAAATCGGCAGCCTGCCCGAAACAGGGGATATCCGCGAAGATTTACCCTTGGGCTACATTGCGCTAAACCGAGCTTTAGAACCGATACGCGAAAAATATCCGCGCGAAAATATGGGCGGCATTACCCGCGAACAGATGTATTATTGGTCGAGAAGATGGGACGGCTGGGAGGTGGAAGAAAAAGACGGCAAGAAGATCTATACCCAAGCGCCGCAGGAAATCATCGGCGTCGAGGAAGAGCCTGTCCCGATTTCGGGCATGTGGAAAATCACCAGCTTTGACGGTGAAACCCGCCATTTCAATAAAGGCGAAATTTTCCCTGAAGGAGAAGGAGTGCGGACACAAGATGTGCTACTCGGTCCCCAAATGGGCCTGACCATTTGGGAACTTGTCAAAGGCGACCATAACGAACCTTTGCGCAGAAAGGCAATGTGGTAA
- the rpsJ gene encoding 30S ribosomal protein S10: MANQKIRIRLKAYDYSLIDRSAQEIVETAKRTGAVVKGPIPLPTKIERFNILRSPHVNKTSREQLEIRTHLRLMDIVDWTDKTTDALMKLDLPAGVDVEIKVQ, from the coding sequence ATGGCAAACCAAAAAATCCGTATCCGCCTGAAAGCTTATGATTACAGCCTGATCGACCGTTCTGCTCAAGAAATCGTTGAAACTGCAAAACGTACCGGTGCCGTTGTAAAAGGTCCGATTCCGTTGCCGACTAAAATCGAGCGTTTCAACATTCTGCGTTCTCCACACGTGAACAAAACTTCTCGTGAACAATTGGAAATCCGCACCCACTTGCGCCTGATGGACATCGTGGACTGGACTGACAAAACTACCGATGCACTGATGAAACTGGACTTGCCAGCCGGTGTTGATGTAGAAATTAAAGTTCAATAA
- a CDS encoding TIGR00730 family Rossman fold protein produces MSLLKKLPKPMLTDEARREIQARESYHVLKIISEFVEAGEELRAIQPAVSIYGSARTPENHPDYEFTLRLARKLSDAGFSVISGGGPGIMEAANKGAFAGASPAVGLNIVLPHEQKANPYQDLSIKFQHFFPRKVMFVKHAVAYVVMPGGFGTLDELFESLTLVQTGKTPDRPIILVGKDFWSGLLDWIRKELLGRGLISEADMDLIRLIDGEDEIIEEIFAHYENRLEDFSEGVNAWSLGL; encoded by the coding sequence GTGAGCCTGCTCAAAAAACTGCCCAAGCCTATGCTGACCGATGAGGCGCGCCGCGAGATTCAGGCGCGGGAGTCGTATCATGTTTTGAAGATTATTTCGGAATTTGTCGAGGCGGGCGAGGAGCTGCGGGCGATTCAGCCTGCGGTCAGCATTTACGGCAGCGCGCGCACGCCGGAAAACCATCCCGATTATGAATTTACGCTGCGGCTGGCGCGCAAGCTCTCGGATGCCGGTTTTTCCGTCATTTCGGGCGGCGGGCCGGGGATTATGGAAGCGGCGAACAAGGGCGCGTTTGCGGGCGCAAGCCCTGCGGTGGGGCTGAATATCGTGTTGCCGCACGAGCAAAAAGCCAATCCGTATCAGGATTTGTCCATCAAGTTCCAACATTTCTTCCCGCGCAAAGTGATGTTTGTGAAACACGCGGTCGCGTATGTCGTCATGCCCGGCGGCTTCGGTACGCTGGACGAACTGTTTGAAAGCCTGACGTTGGTTCAGACGGGCAAAACGCCCGACCGTCCGATTATCTTGGTGGGCAAGGATTTCTGGTCGGGCTTGTTGGACTGGATACGCAAAGAGCTGCTCGGGCGCGGGCTGATTTCGGAAGCCGATATGGATTTAATCCGACTGATTGATGGTGAAGACGAAATCATCGAAGAAATCTTCGCGCACTACGAAAACCGCTTGGAAGATTTTTCCGAAGGCGTCAACGCGTGGTCGCTTGGATTGTGA
- a CDS encoding oxidative damage protection protein has translation MTRMVHCVKLGKEAEGMKFPPLPNELGKRIFENVSQEAWNAWTRHQTMLINENRLSLADPRAREYLAQQMEQYFFGDGADAVQGYVPQEPK, from the coding sequence ATGACCCGTATGGTTCACTGCGTCAAACTCGGCAAAGAAGCCGAAGGTATGAAATTCCCACCGCTGCCCAACGAATTGGGCAAGCGCATTTTTGAAAATGTATCCCAAGAAGCTTGGAATGCGTGGACACGCCACCAAACCATGCTGATTAACGAAAACCGTTTGAGCCTCGCCGACCCGCGCGCACGCGAATATCTGGCACAACAAATGGAACAGTATTTCTTCGGCGACGGCGCAGATGCCGTTCAAGGTTATGTGCCGCAAGAGCCAAAATAA
- the truC gene encoding tRNA pseudouridine(65) synthase TruC yields MLDILYRDSRTIAVNKPAGMLVHRSWLDRHETQFVMQTLRDQIGQHVYPAHRLDRPTSGVLLFALDPEAARLLTQQFEQKTTHKTYWAIVRGYLPDDGLIDYPLKYQPDKIAESQTEVTLQEAQTRYRCLARTELPFQSAARYPTSRYSWAELIPHTGRKHQLRRHMKHIFHPIVGDTNYGDLRQNHATAAHLGPTRLMLHARNLSFQSIENGETLTVCADTDESWRIWLDTFEA; encoded by the coding sequence ATGCTCGACATCCTCTACCGCGACAGCCGCACCATCGCCGTCAACAAACCCGCCGGAATGCTTGTCCACCGAAGCTGGCTCGACCGCCACGAAACACAGTTCGTCATGCAAACCCTGCGCGACCAAATCGGACAACACGTCTATCCCGCCCACCGCCTCGACCGCCCCACATCCGGCGTCCTCCTGTTTGCCCTTGACCCCGAAGCCGCCCGCCTGCTGACGCAGCAGTTCGAACAAAAAACCACACACAAAACCTACTGGGCAATCGTGCGCGGATATTTGCCCGACGACGGACTCATCGACTACCCCCTCAAATATCAGCCCGACAAAATCGCCGAATCCCAAACCGAAGTCACCCTCCAAGAAGCCCAAACCCGATACCGCTGCCTTGCACGCACCGAATTGCCCTTCCAATCCGCCGCCCGCTACCCGACCTCGCGCTACTCGTGGGCAGAACTCATCCCGCACACAGGCCGCAAACACCAACTCCGCCGCCACATGAAACACATCTTCCACCCCATCGTCGGCGACACCAACTACGGCGACCTGCGCCAAAACCACGCCACCGCCGCCCACCTCGGCCCCACCCGCCTCATGCTCCACGCCCGCAACCTGTCATTCCAAAGCATCGAAAACGGCGAAACCCTGACCGTCTGCGCCGATACCGACGAGAGCTGGCGGATTTGGCTGGATACGTTTGAAGCGTAA